One Citrus sinensis cultivar Valencia sweet orange chromosome 5, DVS_A1.0, whole genome shotgun sequence genomic window, tttGATCTcttgtttattgtgaaatgactatgatgcccctaaaatacataaaatacttaattaaaataaaacacacataattaaagtACAAGAAACTTAAActcataaaagtaagggttgttagtaataCTTGATATGTAAAAtaacgattttctcctttataaatatgtattttctaacactcaacaatatccaaaaaaattattataaaagtaagccaaaagaaataaaaatgaatggtATGGGTATTAATACTTTAACGACATGGATCTTTCAAGGTATTTTAAAACTATAGGGACTAAATAAGCgctaatcttaaaatacatggactaaatgagcttttacccttCATCTTAGGGTAGCAAGAAGAGTGCTAAGATACTCACAAGTCACAATGAATTATGGCTGGAAATTTTAATAGAGATATAGATGTGAACTTAATTAGTTTCGGTGATAGTGATTGGGGTGGCTGTCTTGATGATATGAAAAGCACCTCGGGTTAGTTTTGACATAATCTCTTAGGCATTATAGAAGCAACTAATAGTGGCATTATCCACTACTTGAGCCGAACATATTTATGCTTCATTGGTAACTTCTTAAACTATTTGGCAACGATGAATTTTAGGAGACATATAAGAGAAATAAGATGATGACAAAAAGTTgttttatgacattaaatCAACTATAAGCATGGTAAAAAATTTAGCTTATCACAGCAGAACAAGAAGCATAAGCATAAAGTATCATTTTATATGAGAAGCAATTGGCAATGGAGACATTTAGCTCAAGCATTGCAAGTTTAAAGAGCAGACGACTGACATATTCACAAAAGCTCTGCCAGAAGTGACATTCCATCAGCTAAGGGAACTTTTGGGAGTTGAAAAACATCACCTAAAGGGGGAGAATGTTGATTAAAGTTATgttcaattttctttaatcCTAGTCATATTAGTCTTGAAAAGCCAGTTCCAAAGCCAACTTTTGTTGAACGTATGCATATGGTTAGCAACTCTTGACTGCAATTGCATATGCTAGCATGAAATTTCTTACTTTTCATCAAAGTCAGCACTGAAGCCATTAAAACTGAAAGATGGCCAAGATTTTTTCCATGCGTTCATATTGTAAGCTTTGCCTATAAATAGATAAGCATAATGCGGTCGTAGTCCATCCTAAAATCCCAAGTTTGAGAGCAATTGCAAGTGAAGTACCTTTAGCAATTTGAGAGCTTTTAGTTGAGTATCCTAGTAACCAATTATTGCCAAAGCATAGGTTGCATAATCATCAATATCACGGTGGTTTCGACTTttagagaaatataaattatagtGACAAGTAAATGCAAAGAAAATCAGgtacaataatttatatagtttgatgTAAAGCCTACTTCCATAGACAAAAACTGCAAGATAATTTAAGGacaattatcatttgtataccttaaatttattatgttataaaaagtACTGATGtgctcataatttatttattattttaatacttctttaacttaattttaggttaaattgtattttattatattaattttattttaatttttatatttgttatattaaGTATAGTATGAGATTAAAAAGGAATTAAATTGGAACATTTAGGAGGAAATCAACTTGAAGGAATAAAAAAGGGATCGCAATAAAgagatttaattgaaataattcaaggaagattttattaaatgtagCAACATGCATGCAATCGCGTGGggaagcattgaagaattatttttcaaagaaaatatggCTTTCACGTGAAGTTGGGCCTTTTGATTTTGCAAGATAATGGCCTAAGATTGTAAAGGTGGTGGCTGCAATTTTAATCCTTTCCATGTGAGGATTTAGGGCgcaacaatataaaaagaaaagtgaagaAGGCAGCcgcaaaaaaattgaaaattggaGAGAAAACCCAgagcaagaaaaaaaagaaaagaagaagaagagaagccACCGCTGCAAATTCAAGAGCAACAATTTAGAGAAGTCAATTGTAGAGATTGGAGAGAGACAACTTCTTGAgtgttttttttcctcttctctATTATCTTACTTGAATGTTCCCAATTAAATTCATGAATTCTCTTTATATTCCcatgaactaatttattttgctaGGGCTACGATATAGCCTAAGTATGAagatttaattcaataaatctgtgttatttttaatttattatttcatggttgagtgttcattattttgcttaatgcttttaaatatctgaccaatatttgaataatttgaggatacataatgagaccgagaggagatttatgtatttttgttttgtgtaaTGGATGCCATGAATTGAACAAAAGACAAAGATGTGCCAATGTGATTCGTGCATTTTTATCTAAGAATTTTCATAGAGCTTAATGAatctttgtatatttaatttcacataGAGATATAGTGGGTTAATACGTGaaagtatttttgataatactCGAGAGAGGGTATTGAATAGATTAGGGAAATTGACTGTCAACAtgtgtaataaaatttaatagcatagatggaggattaaattagattagtTATGGTGAAATCGGATATCCTAGTGTTTTAATCTCTTGGTGATTTCTATTATTACctgcatctttatttaatttttagttatttaattttaatctaaattcgcCTATTTGACTGTTCAACTAAATTAGGGTTAGATAATTTCGGTAGCTAATATGATATATAATCTCGGTGGAAAGATACTCTACTCtttattatattacttatGCCGACTAGTACACTTGTTAATTTACTCATCAAATACTATAACACTTTGAGGGTATATCAATCGTCTATCTTAAATTGATAAGAGTTATTTGCCGACCACTAAATCATTAGCCGTCATTTGAAAGTTAACAGAATTACACcgaattgatgattttacccttggaactaaaattaaattaaagaaaaattattacttgtaTACCCTAAATTCTCGTATTATCACTTATATACctttaaattatcacttgtatcatttattttcatatgaaaaaacTAGATGAGTCCTCTGACATCAGCATATTTAAACAGAAACTAACAATTTAGTGAATGGgagatacattttgtcaacttatgaTAAACGATTGATATACCCTGAAAGTGTTGTAGTAAGTTTGATAAtggagtaaactaagggtatgcgagtaataatttttcataatgttACTAGTAAatggaaattttcaaaatttgggaAAAACTCTTAAAACCTATGTGGAAGCATGGATTGAGTAATTACCAGTGTTATGGTGACTGTGACTTttggagaaatataaatatgatgaTAAACAAATGCAAATAAAAGAAGACACAATAATTTACTTTGTGCGGCTTAAAGTTTATGTCCACGGGTAAAAATTGGAAGATAATTTCACTAATAAATGGGAATTTACAAAGTGGGAAAACtctcaaaacccaaaaaacCCTAAATCACCTAATTAAATCCTCATTAGAATACTCAAGTAGAAGTTCTCTTAAATCTCTCAAATAGCTTCACTTGAAATTGCTCTCAAATGTGGGATGTGTAACAAGTGAAGAATTACCCTTTATTTATAGGGAGTATTGCTCACCTACTACAAGTTTTAATTTGGCTTCAATTTGCCAAATTGGCAAATTGGCAAATTATGCTCAACTTTGTGAGCACCAAATTCGATTTTTCAGCACTTTGAATTTAGTGCCCACAAAGTTCAactttttttcaacaattctccatctggacaaaaattttaaaacctgAACCAACTGTCAACAAACCATCCTCCAATCTTTATCTTCTCCGAGTACTTTCAAACTTGGAGATATTGATCAAGTTTAGAAAATGCTCAAACTTGATCGATGGCACAACCCTGGTCAATATATATGCGAGATTCTCTgcagttttgattttttgaatatgaataaaatatgtttCGTACGTATATGATAAACTTGATTATTTACTAAGTCGATTGTGCCTTGACTATCACAGTACACGTTAACATGTTCTTGTACCAGGCCCAAGTTTGCAAGCGAACCTTGTAAccaaataatctctttaataGCCTCCATAATTACCATTCACGCAGCCTCTGTGGTCGACAGTGCGACTGTAGACTATGATTCCCTGCTTCGTCCaacttcattaattttttaaaaaaattaaatttatgaatttttatgcatgttaaatttttgttataataattaactacaTTTACTAGGGCGGGTAGAATTCACTCATATTTCTTGGGTGGGCAATATAATATTACCATGAATTTTTGGTTCATCAGATCCTAATCCTCatggagaaaaaaattcagGAAAATCTTCTTGAAATGTGGTTATATCATAAAAAGAATGTGGTGGCGGGACagactataaaataaataagtagtCTATCATTAAAGTCAGAGCTTCACAAGGGAAAATGCGTGCTCTGCACGATTTTAATTGCGCTAGGTTTCCCAAATTGCAGaggattaattattaatgctATTGATAAAGAAGGGCAAGTAAAGTTGGAGGCAAACTCCTATTAGCTTGTtattaaagattattttagTCCTGTTAGGAATAagaaacacacacacacactatgtatataataataaaataagaagtaTATATTCATATAGGTCcgagtttaattaatttgtctcgttttattattattcagcAGCTATGGGCAGCAACTCAGAGCTTCACGTCGTTCTCACCACCATGCTTTCCTTAGATAGAAAGACAATGTATATGAAagtaagtaaattaattatctttttccttttttattaaaaaaagaatttaaaattactatttgCATCTGCATATATGTGTGTATGCAGTTGATTTTGTTGGATTATTTTCCTGTGCTGTTGCTATTCTGTTGGTGGTTCGTCATGTATGGCGTCGACGCCCCTCTCATTACTTTGACAGCCGAAACATGCTCCATGGCACTAATATTGACAGTTTTGTTTGAGGTACGGTGGAGGTgtcttttcaaatattttaaaaaggtaCGTAAAAGATCTAATTATATATGGTAATTATTGAGGTTATGGTATGAGAAGGAGATTAATTTGGCAatgttatttcttttaatttatttaattatgttttgtaTATTGTGTTTCAGGAAAAAGATTTGAAGAATATCATTCAATTTACTGAAACCCTACAATATTGtcaggtatatatatatataataaataataatcagtGTAttcctaaattttaaattagtaGATCAAAATACAATCTGAGACCCATAGATCGGAAATTTTTGATATAATGATAATGTATGTTGTTAGTTAATTgcatgttgtttaaaaaataaattaaccaaTTGCAGTTAATGAACGAACgaaagaaagaattaaaattaattaatttttgttttacagATAATGTATGATCATCATCAGGCGCCACCAAAATCTTTCATGTTGTCATCCATTGTATTCCTAAATTTTGCGGGTGTTCTAAATGCGGCCGTCCTCTACATAGCACCACTGGGATTGTTTCTCGAACCGGACGGGGACgtctttttctatttaatggGCTTTGTTCTGTTCGGCTTCTCATGTCTCCAAATAAGTTTTATACAGCCGCTGCTACTAAATTGTGATGCTGATACCTTCAAGTTTATTAGAAGCCAAGCCCTCGTTTTTTCGGAAACCACAACTGCGGCTGCTACGACAGCAAAAGAACCACCTGAGAGCTCAGGCTCAGTCGAAATTGTGtaactatcttttttttttgtaaaaataatttaattttgtgttattttgttattagcTGTTACtcatttgtaattgttttcttttattatatatatatatatattatatttatctgCGTCATTCAccaatttatgttttttccTTCATGAAATGCATGCCttcacttaaaaaattttagttatcgactgttttctttgttaaaattttaaaaattaatggataACAATATATTCTGAAAACTGTAGCGAATAAATGGTAAaaccagttttttttttttttggtagagAAAGTGCCAAAAATCGCCCTCAATAATCTGCAAATTGGATTGCACAAGAATTGTTTAAACTTTTACCGTTAACCTTAAGAGAATACGTTCTTTCAGCATGCATTGGCTTTGTAACACATAGTTATatgttgaaaaatatcaaaaattgaaaataccATTGTACCCATCAAATGCAATAGATCTGTGTATCTATCATATTGCATGATCTTTTTTTACCTGGTTTCTAACCTTCACCAGTTTATACACTATCCAATATATCCATTCATTTTAGTGTAAAATTTGCATGTTTTCATCTAACATTTTTGAAATAgaataatatgatattaaataaaaaattcgtCGGGATACGTCTTGACCTACGTACTTTAGTGGTCTTTGCGTTTGTATAgtcagaaaattttttaccgtTACTTTTTCCATTCAATTTCGGATAATTATGTAACTAGTGAAATTGACCAGGAGAAGTGCTGTGAGAACCACTGAACCAGATTATGGAATACGTATTATTAAAAAGACCTGAAACTtcttatgggaaactgaagcaTAATAAGTTTCgtcttttactttattaataaTGTTATCAATTGTTAGGGGACAAAGTGGAAGGCCCAACGACAAAGTGCCACATGTTggtactaattttttttttattaagaggGGCTCTTAACAGAGCTAAGAAATAACAAGGCGGAGATAGACTACCCCATAAGTGTCTTGGGACATAAACTGGAGCACTTCTTTAGGAGTAGAGTTCAAAACATGAAGTCCTAGCGGGAAGGAACAAGCTAAAGTAGCTAAATTATCCGCGGCAAAATTAGCCTCCCTGTAAACATTAGTAATCTCCACCCGCCAGTTGCGTCTAAGGAGTTCTTGAATAGCACGAATGAGAGTAGAAAACTCATTGGGATTCACCATGTTATTCTTCACAAGTTGAGTAATGCAGCGACTATCAACCTCGACACAAAGCCAACGGATCCCTTTATTCCACGCAAGAATCAACTCTTGTTAAAGACCCCATAATTCCGCCATAGTCACTTAACAATTCCCTAGATTCATCCCAAAGCCAGCAACCCAATGTCCATTGTGGTCTCGAATCAGGCCCCCTAGCAGCTACACCATTCGCCTTGCAGGCACCATCTGAGTTCAACTTGCACCATGGCCAATTCGGAAGCGACCAACCAATCcatttgtttacttttctatTTGTCAAGCTCAAAGAAGACCCTTGAAGCAAATTCACCTCCTCCGTGCGAGCCTTGACATCATTAACCATGGATAAACTATCCATAGCTAATCCATTCACCCAGAACTAGTTCCTCCAAAACCATAGTCTCCATATCGCtaaattttatagtaaaagaaaagtcatcAAAAAGATATTGGCCTATGTTGGGCACCCCAGGTATTATGAAGAGTACCTATGGTACATTATGCAAGAGTagaaaagtcaaaaaaatatttagtgaTTAAAGAGGCCTAATCTAAAAAAGATTGGTTAATATTTAGTGATTAAAGAGGCCTAATCTAAAAAAGATTGGTTGATCTCTGTCAAAAAATAAGGAATCAATGACGGAATATTGTGTTGAAAAAGAGGGGACAAGAACATGCCACACCTACAAATGGGCCAAAAAAGGTTGTTAACAGGATAGTTTGGATTACCTGTCCTCTCCTGCCACAACTGCAAATCCCCAACAGCCTCAGCAGAGGTACGCAGGACTAACCCTCTACACCCAACACGTGTATATGCCTCAAACTTGTTCTCCACGTATATTTTGAATTACCTGAATGGTTATGAAGGACAAAAATATCTTTGACTAGATAGTAAGAAATGCTAATAAGATAATGTCAGGTGGTATGGCAGGCAAGGCACTTCATAGAAAATACTtaggttttattttatcaaagtAAATAACACAAACACCATGAGGGCTAAGTTTTATTAAATCTCGGCCACCATTACTAATGTAAGCTCTCTAACCTGAGATAACTTAACTTTGACTTGAGCTTAAGATTATGGTCGCGGGGCCACCCAGTTTCCACCTCTGAACTTTTTCTCATTATATTGCAGGTCTAATGTGACTTGGCAAGCTCTTTGAGTCCAGATTCAAACCTCCCACCATTCCCATTTCTTTCACTATTCCTTCACACCATAACAACCAAAACAACATGTACACTACTACACCCTGACTAAGCTAGGTACCCTACAtcccaacaaaaataaattcattgttgTTAGTTAGATTTTGTAGTTTTCACTCACACAcccaaaatctattaaaaacaATTGGCACCGTCTGGATGGGGAGCACACAAAAAACCTCTACACGGTGATAAGTTTGTCAGCACATGTGCTCACACAACCATGGCACCTGATGTACCCACTAATAACATGATGCTGGATCATGATAGATTGGAAGATCACAATAATGATGAGAGGGCGAATCTATCAAGCAGTCAATTGGTGTTTACCCTGATAAAGAGCCCATTTCTCATAAGCACTTTTAGGATTTAGCCCACACGATCCATAGAATAGTAGGATCTCAAGTACCCAAACCAATTGCCTCCCCTGTGATTCGTGATATTCCTCTTCTGCGAGGCAAAAGCAGAGCATACTATGATCGAAAATGCCCCAGAGTAGTATACTGAAGCACGAACCACTGGGTACCCGTTCAACTGGCAATTCTTGAGAAGAATGCTCCATCACCTCTTGCGACTCCCGTAGTAGCCAGGGTACTAAGCACAAACAAAGGGTTCAAAAAGATCTCCGGGATAAGTTAAACACCAAATGAGCTTCCCAAAAGATAGTGGCATTCTCAAGAGCACCTAGGTTGCTCTGCAAGTTTATGGCAAAAATGGAGTTTTTTTAACCTCAAGCAAAACCTTTTTCTGAAAATCAAAATGTCATCAGTACTCCAGCACAAGTAACATATAATTCGCCATTCACCATTGAGATTCAAATAGTAACTCTCCAGGAAACATTTGCCATGccttaaataccacaatattcgGGTACCTCAGATTTCACAGAGCATGCCGAGCTATATCATGACCAAATGTTGATTAAGGGTGTGGACGATAATGCTATGTGTTGGATGTTCTCACATACTCTCACTGTTCCTGCTAAATCATGGTTATGGTCATTGAAGGTAGGTAATGTATCCTTTTTAGACCTGTTGATAATAGATTTTGATCACGAGTTTTGTTATGCTTTCTTTCAACTTGCTTTTGTTAAGCAAGGAGAATCAAAGTCTTTGGCTGATATGTAAACTGCTACTACTAAGAAGTGTTGCATACGAATGTGTTTGGCCACTAACAAACACTCACTAATTTTGAGAAGAGCTTGTGTTCAGGGAAACTATGGCAGTCGTTCTAAAAGCACCACTCCTTCTCATATGGGGAAGCTAGCTCGTGGGCCttacaacaaattaaaatagatgAGAAGTGTCATTTAAAATGAGAGGAAGACAAAGCAAAAGCTGTAAAAAGTAAGGAGAAACATAAGAAAATAGAGGTACCCCCAATAAGGAAACTCCGAATACGTAGCCCACCCCATCTTACTTCCCATGATAGGGAATTCAGCGTACTTGGTGTACTCTTGGCACCACCGTTTGGTAAGTTGCCATCGTCAGAACAACGCGAACCGCCACAAAAACCCTgat contains:
- the LOC112497538 gene encoding uncharacterized protein LOC112497538 isoform X1, producing the protein MGSNSELHVVLTTMLSLDRKTMYMKLILLDYFPVLLLFCWWFVMYGVDAPLITLTAETCSMALILTVLFEVRWRCLFKYFKKEKDLKNIIQFTETLQYCQIMYDHHQAPPKSFMLSSIVFLNFAGVLNAAVLYIAPLGLFLEPDGDVFFYLMGFVLFGFSCLQISFIQPLLLNCDADTFKFIRSQALVFSETTTAAATTAKEPPESSGSVEIV